GAACAATGGGTAGTTCCACAGCTCAAGGGCGCCGCAAGCCTGGTGTCCCATGGACACCAACTGCCTCTCGAACCCGATCTCGCCCAATTTCGACTCGCCTCTGATCCCCACTAGCTCCTCCATCTTGACTCTGTTCCACACCCCATTAATTTGCacaattaattatcttattttctTATCAAGCAAAACTAAAATGTACACATGCATACTCTTTGAGATACTGTGGGGATTTATTCGGTCCAGGAGTGGTGTTGATGTTCCTGAGGTGGAGAGAGTCTGGAAGAAGAGGGTGCATTCTGTAAACGCTGGTGAACTCTTCTGTCAGGGAGTAGGGGACCCCGTGGTTATTCGGTTGGCTCAGACCGACGAGTCCTCCGAGGGCTTCTCCTCCAATGTGCCCAAACCTGTCTTTCACCCACTTCCCCAGCAACCCATACCTTCATTGCTACCAGCGTTAATTAATGTGTGTTTCTGTTGAAACGGCTAAAGAATTTGACATGTCAGGACTGATATACATTACCAGTTGGCATGCATGGCAGCATTCATAGTGTGGGTTTTGAGGAGCTCCACCGTCCAGTCGATGGTGTGAATCTTGGCGATGACGGCCGAAGTCACCAGCCTTGCTTTCCGGAACAGTTCCTCGTCGTCCAGATAGGGATACTCTGCCTGCAGTAAATCGATCGAGAATAAAAACTACGATTAAGATATGATTAATtgataagaaattaattaaacgCTCTATTAATTATCATTGCCTTGAGTGCGTCGCAAACAGCGTTGTGTTCCTTGGCGAAGAGGGCTTGCAGCGTGGAGACGCCGGCCCAGCTGTTGCGGATGTCGCCGGAAATGGCGATTCCGGTGACGGGATCGTGCTGAAGGAGATTGTTATCGCCTAGCTTCAACTTGCCGTCGACGTAGGTCCTCACCGCCATTTCTTTCTTCCCTTCGCTCCCATAGATGGCACTTCCATCCCTAACAATATATTACAATATGGATGCAAATTACACCCACTAAATATGTTAATATTAACCTTTAATTTAGTTTTTGATGTTAATATAATGTATAATTATAGCATTTAACGTACCACCAAGCAGTACGGATGTTCAAGTTACCGGTGGTGATCAAGTCTTTATGTGTGGGAATCTCTTTCGTACTGTAGAACCGAAACGACTTAAGGGGACATTGGTCGGCCACATGCGCAGGAGCCGTAAGGACAATCTAAGTCCACAATAAGCATCAGAATCAATTTAATGTTCCAAATTAAAAGATgacatatataaattttttatgatggtaaaaaataattatattcatttttagtgtttttgttaatttattttagtaTCAATAAGGATGAAATAATAGTTGGAATAAATTACGGATGAATATTAATAGTTGGAATAATGATTGACATATGAGAAAGATATTTACCTAAGATATGTTGAGATTTGAACTCCAAATCTTATAATGATAATATCTCATATGCTATTCATGAATTTAGCAAGGGTAATGTGAACTTAATACCTAGTAAGTTGTGATATGTACAAAGGGGCCTAAATTTAATATGGTTTTTTCATGAGTGGAAGTATAACTTTATACATTAGCACAGCtgggaattaaaaaaaataggtttTAAAGTATTTTAATTAAAGACCAAGCATAATGATATAAATCAAGATCGATTTATGGTATTTTACTAATGCAAATAGTTATGGAGGAAATttcgtttaaaaaaaaatttctcttataATTTTCATAAGCATACTTATAACCTTTTCCTTTTACATATTTTTAAgcatctcttttttaaaaaaaaaatagttagcaTATGttttttagtttacttatatattTTCACTTAacaataattttattttgttttcttatttaaTAAATAGGATATTATATGGTGTATACACGTAATTTTCTAATTATATTAAAAGTAGATTGCGTTTTCCACTCGAATTTGCTTTTCTTTATTTCATACCCCtctcatatttttgaaaaaaaataacttttattaatttatatcatttttccATTAAACTTAAAATGATGTTTTGATATATAGAAAACAATATTATGTTTggtaattgaaaaaaaaagatcAATAGAaggttctttatttttttattattaaaagaactccttatatttaaaaaaaatcataagaatACTCATCCTAAATTTTCTTCCCAAATGACCTTTTTTTATTTGACCAATTGAACAGAGTCAACATTACTCCAATTTTTTTTTGATTAAAACTGACCTAATATTagcaaaaaattatttaatattagagtaattttaatcataaaatcagattaattagtaaataaaagagaatatttttaaatgaaaaaaaataaggtAAGGATTTTTTTTTCGCAAAATGAAAATTTACCTTCGTGATGATAATAAAAACAAAGGAAGTGCTTTGTGATTATATTGTTAATTCCTCATAAAGAATATTATACACGTGTAATTCTTATTTTTACCTGCTGAGTGTCTTCGAGATGATCAATCCAATCATGCACCATGAACTGTATCCATGACGCTGCAATCAGATTGAACTGCTTACCGGTGTCCTTGTAAGTTCCTCTCCGGTCCAGAAACTTCGTCGCCACGATCGCCGGATGAGGACTCAGCAACTACACACAGATCATGATGCATCACTTCCAAAGCTCAAGGCGCTAGCTCTTCCCTGAAGAAAGCATTTAATTGCGTATACACTTACTCGATCGTTTTGATCCTGAGGGAGCATGTTCCTTCCGAAGAAGGCATCATAGCCCCCGGCCTTGCTGTTGTTCGGGTCATTGAACTCCCCGTCATCGGTCCGGTACGCGTAGTCCTTGGGGTCGAACGGAGTCGTCTCGCTCTCCCCGACGGCGCGCAGGTTGTACTTGTTGTGCAGCGTCCGGCGCTGCTGCAAGTAGGTCAGCCCCAGGAACACCGGCAGCTTGTGCCATAGCTTCAGCCTGTCCAGCGAGTGCACGTACTGTATGCAGTAGAGAGATCAATCAAGACCACACACTGGAAAAATGAATGGCATATCAATTAACGATGATCATCAATCATTTACGAGGAAGCTGAGCTTGTCGCACAGAGGCATTCTCTCGAACACTTCATGGAAATCAGGGTGGATGATGGACTGCAAGAGGGGAAGACAACAcatgatttattaattaattgctGATAGTTTTGGAATAATTAATTGGATGGATAAATGTTCATGAGAAGGCGCAA
This window of the Zingiber officinale cultivar Zhangliang chromosome 3B, Zo_v1.1, whole genome shotgun sequence genome carries:
- the LOC122056220 gene encoding alpha-dioxygenase 1-like isoform X1, giving the protein MCCLPLLQSIIHPDFHEVFERMPLCDKLSFLYVHSLDRLKLWHKLPVFLGLTYLQQRRTLHNKYNLRAVGESETTPFDPKDYAYRTDDGEFNDPNNSKAGGYDAFFGRNMLPQDQNDRLLSPHPAIVATKFLDRRGTYKDTGKQFNLIAASWIQFMVHDWIDHLEDTQQIVLTAPAHVADQCPLKSFRFYSTKEIPTHKDLITTGNLNIRTAWWDGSAIYGSEGKKEMAVRTYVDGKLKLGDNNLLQHDPVTGIAISGDIRNSWAGVSTLQALFAKEHNAVCDALKAEYPYLDDEELFRKARLVTSAVIAKIHTIDWTVELLKTHTMNAAMHANWYGLLGKWVKDRFGHIGGEALGGLVGLSQPNNHGVPYSLTEEFTSVYRMHPLLPDSLHLRNINTTPGPNKSPQYLKEVKMEELVGIRGESKLGEIGFERQLVSMGHQACGALELWNYPLFFKDLIAQNVDGTERSDHVDMPALEIYRDRERSVPRYNQFRRGLLMIPISKWEDLTDDKETVQDLLEVYGEDVEKLDLLVGLMAEKKIKGFAISETAFFVFIIMASRRLEADRFFTSYFNEETYTKKGFQWVNSTESLRDVIQRHYPRIASTWMNSTSAFSVWDAPPNSFNPVPLLLRFPS